One segment of Trachemys scripta elegans isolate TJP31775 chromosome 1, CAS_Tse_1.0, whole genome shotgun sequence DNA contains the following:
- the TMPRSS3 gene encoding transmembrane protease serine 3, whose product MTSQEEVLETNPNTGNPEITSDTEDKLPVAEVHFFYKRFFSIQQAKVDPSANGLGAIQPSSKCHVLVSLRILPFILVLLLVVILAVAIGLGVQYNCIGKFRCRSSFKCIQQSARCDGVFNCKGGEDEYSCVRLSGKKAVLQVFTFGSWRTVCSDDWNDENGNATCKRLGFSSYISSGYLPVAAIEEEFQRHFVSVSHWSSADQVTALHNASYLREECTSGNVIILKCLECGTRSRYSSRIVGGNASSLWQWPWQVSLQFQGFHLCGGSIITPWWIVTAAHCVYDLYLPSSWSVQVGFVTQQDTSVNPYSVEKIIYHRNYKPKTMGNDIALMKLAAPIALNGLIEPICLPNFGEHFPEGKMCWISGWGATAEGGDTSETMNFAGVPLISNKVCNHRDVYGGIITSSMLCAGFLKGGVDTCQGDSGGPLACKDMNTWKLVGTTSFGMGCAEVNKPGVYSRTTSFLDWIHEQMEFSRLLDTSLGD is encoded by the exons atgaCGTCTCAAGAAGAG GTACTGGAGACTAATCCCAATACTGGAAATCCTGAAATCACCTCTGATACTGAAGACAAATTGCCAGTAGCTGAAGTTCATTTTTTCTACAAAAGATTTTTCAGCATACAACAAGCAAAAGTAGATCCCAGTGCAAATGGACTTG GAGCTATCCAGCCATCATCGAAGTGCCATGTTTTAGTCTCACTAAGGATTCTTCCATTTATCCTTGTTTTGTTACTTGTAGTAATCCTAGCAGTTGCCATTGGCCTGGGTG TCCAGTACAACTGCATTGGGAAGTTTCGATGCAGATCGTCCTTCAAATGTATCCAGCAATCAGCAAGGTGTGATGGTGTCTTTAACTGtaaaggaggagaggatgaaTACAGCTGCG TCAGGCTGAGTGGAAAGAAGGCAGTGCTTCAGGTGTTTACTTTTGGTTCCTGGAGGACTGTCTGCTCAGATGACTGGAACGATGAGAATGGAAATGCTACATGTAAACGCTTAGGTTTCTCAAG ttaCATAAGTTCAGGTTACCTACCTGTGGCTGCAATCGAAGAGGAGTTTCAAAGACATTTTGTTTCTGTCAGTCATTGGTCATCAGCTGATCAAGTGACAGCCTTACACAATGCATCATACTTAAG AGAAGAGTGTACTTCAGGCAACGTAATCATCCTAAAATGTTTGG AGTGTGGTACTAGGTCCAGGTACTCCTCCCGTATAGTTGGTGGAAATGCATCGTCACTCTGGCAATGGCCATGGCAGGTCAGCCTTCAATTTCAAGGATTCCATCTGTGTGGAGGATCCATCATCACCCCATGGTGGATTGTCACAGCAGCCCACTGTGTTTATGA TTTGTACTTGCCTAGCTCATGGAGCGTGCAGGTGGGCTTTGTGACTCAACAAGACACTTCAGTTAATCCATATTCAGTGGAAAAAATTATATACCATAGAAATTATAAACCCAAGACAATGGGGAATGATATTGCACTGATGAAGCTGGCAGCACCAATTGCTCTCAACG gccTGATAGAACCGATTTGTCTGCCTAATTTTGGTGAACATTTTCCAGAAGGGAAAATGTGCTGGATATCAGGATGGGGAGCTACAGCAGAAGGAG GTGATACTTCAGAGACCATGAATTTTGCTGGTGTTCCTTTGATTTCTAATAAGGTTTGCAATCACAGGGACGTCTATGGGGGAATCATAACTTCTTCAATGCTTTGTGCAGGTTTTTTAAAGGGAGGTGTGGACACCTGCCAG GGAGATAGCGGGGGACCCTTAGCTTGTAAAGATATGAACACCTGGAAGCTAGTAGGAACTACCAGTTTTGGGATGGGCTGTGCAGAAGTAAATAAACCAGGAGTCTACAGCCGTACCACCTCATTTCTTGACTGGATACATGAACAAATGGag TTTTCACGGCTGTTGGACACTAGTCTCGGTGACTGA